From Aliamphritea hakodatensis:
AGCACCGTTTCAGCATCTTTGCCGTTAGACAATTGCTTCATCGCCTTATCGAGCTCCTGCTGACGCAGTTTATCCGCCTGATTACGCACCGCCATCACCGTACCGACCGCTTCCAGCGAACGCAGCTGGCGCATAAACTCAGTGGCCCCGACAGCAACCATTGCCTCCGCTTCACGGGCGGCTGATTCACGGCTGCGGACGTTCTCTTCGATCACTTCACGCAAATCATCAACGGTGTAAAGATACACGTCATCCAGTTCAGACACCTGGGGTTCGATATCCCGCGGAACCGCAATATCCACCATAAAGATAGGCCGGTGTTTACGCTTTTTCAGCGCGGCTTCCACCGCTCCCTTACCCAGAATCGGTAACTGGCTGGCGGTGGACGCAATCACAATGTCTGCATCTTCCAGCGCTTCAGGAATATCTCCGAGGAGAATCGCTTTGGCATTAAAACTCTCAGCCAGTGTTTCAGCCCGCACCAGCGTACGGTTTGCGACCGTCATGTCACTCACGCCGGCTTCTTTCAGGTGCCGGGCCACCAGCTCAATGGTTTCACCGGCGCCGATCAGCAGCGCCTTACTGGTACTCAGATCAGCAAATATATGTTGCGCCAGGCTGACGGACGCATACGCAACCGACACCGGGTTTTCACCGATCGCCGTATCAGTACGTACTCTTTTCGCCACAGAGAAAGTTTGCTGGAACAGCCGGGACAGTTCCGCCCCCACCACGCCGACTTCCTGCGATACCGCATAGGCAGATTTGAGCTGACCCAGAATTTGCGGTTCGCCCAGCACCAGCGAATCCAGCCCGCTGGCGACGCGCATCATATGCTGTGCAGCATCCTGATCCCAGTGAGCATAACTGGCCTGCTGGAGCTCGTCTGCGTCCAGTTGATGGTAATCCCCCAGCCATTCAAGTAAGGCACGGGTGCCTTCCAGCTGAGTAGAACAGTACAGTTCGGTTCGGTTACAGGTCGACAAAATCACTGCTTCGCGAAGTTTTGCGACCTGACAGGCCTGTGACAGCGCATCGGCCATCTGCTCCGGAGCAAAGGCTACTTTTTCACGAACTGCGACAGAAGCTGTCTTATGATTTATTCCCAGTGCCAACAAAGCCATGGAGGTAAACGCCACCCCTGTTTAAGATCGATATGAAGCCTGTATCTGACGCCCGCAACAACAGCCGCCGGCACAAATAAGCGCGTCATAATACACCTTATTGTTTAAAAGGTTAAAAGCCTAACAACAAACAAGAAGATTTTTCTTGATCTGAGTGCAACCCTGACACAAGTTTTGTGGTCTACTAAGCAGAAATGCAGCTTATAGACACTTTCTCAGACATGACAACTCAGTCTGGATTCATCTATAGTGATCACAATAAACGGACTCTGCAAAACGTGTCGATAAGCCCCGTATGCTATACAGGACGCTTACAAGGGACCCGACAGACACTAATCAGTAAGGCAACTATATATAGTGAATACACAATTCAGAACCAGGTTTCTTCCATACCGCCTGGCGGTGTCACAACTATCCGGCGCGGTACTGCGCTCCCTGCCCGGCAAAACCGCCGGCGCAATGGCACTTGCCGGCCTGCTGATCAGCGGCTGTGCACAGCAGCCGTCCCAGCCTGACAGCCTGTTGCAGAGCCGTCAGACCGATTTAGCTGCCATTGAATACACACCCGGCGAACTGAACCGGGAAACCCTCTATGACCTGATCATCGCTGAACTGGCTGGCCAGGAAGAACAGTTCGAGTTATCACTGGCTAATTACATGCGCCAGTCCCGGCTGACCAAAGACCCGGCAATCGCCAAACGTGCAACCTATATTGCCCAATATATGAATCAGCCCAAGCGCATTCTGGAAGCTGCCAACCTCTGGCAGGAAGCAGAACCGGATAACCCGGAGCCTTATCAGATTTCCGCCAGCATCCTGCTGCAACAGGGTGACTTTGACCACGCCCTGCCGTTACTGAACAAAGCACTTGATCACAGCAACCCGCAAACGCTGCAAATGATTGCCAACAGTTCAGGCAAACTCAGCCAGGACGAACGTCAGGCATATATCGACGTACTCAGCACGAAGAATACTGATACAGCCAACGCAACCCTGCTGACCACCCTGGGTATTCTGTATAAAAGTAACGACCAGCCGGAAGCCGCAGAAAAGGCCTTTGACAAGGCAATCAAACTGTCGCCCAAACACCACGGTGCCCTGTTCCAGAAAGCTGAACTGCTGCGCCAGCAGGGCAAAACTAAACAGGCCCTCGCGTTACTGAAAAACGTCGTTGAAGGCAAACAGCCCGAACAGCAACTGCGCACGCTGTATATCCAGTTACTGTTTCAGGACAACCAGAACAAAAAAGCCGTTAAACAGGCAAACCTGTTACTGGAACTTCGCCGCGCCGAACCTCAGTTGGGCTTTTACCTGGCATTACTGATGCTCGAAAAAGATCTGGTGGATGAAAGCGAAGCGGTTTTCAAAAAAATACTGGTGCGCTACCCGCAGAACACAACCCCCTACTATTATCTCGGGCTGATTGAACTGCAGCGTGAAAACGATGAGCAGGCGCTGGAATATTTCAGCAAGGTAAAAGATCCCAATAACCTGCTGCCGGCACTGAGCAGAATTTCAGATCTGCTGGACAACGCCGACAAACGGCAACAGCTGCAGAAAATCATGCTCGATGCCCGCAACGCCATCCCGGAGCGGGCCGTACAGATTTTTATCATCGAAGCGGAATGGCTGGATCTGCACGACTATAAAGGCGCGGCCATCAATTTACTGGACGAAGCCCTGCAGGAAGATGAAGAAGATATCGCCCTGCTGTACGCCCGGGCAATGATGATGTCTGCCCAGGATTTCAAACTGATGGAACAGGACCTGCGTAAAGTGCTGGAGCTGGACCCGGATAACAGTATGGCGATGAATGCCCTGGGCTACACACTTACCCTGTATACCGACCGCTATGATGAAGCCCTTGAGCTGATCAGACAGGCGCTGGAAATTACCCCTGACGATGCCGCCGTGCTGGACAGCATGGGCTGGATTCTTTACAAGCTGAACCGCAATGAAGAAGCCCTGCCGTTCCTGGAACGTGCCTACGAAATGTACCCGGATGCAGAAGTTGCCGGTCACCTGATCCAGGTCTACTTTGCTGAAGGTCAGGTGGCAGAAGCAATGAAACTGCTGGAGAAAAGCCAGGCTGAACATCCGGATAACCTGTACATTCTGGAAGCCGCCGAAGCCATTGGCCAGACCGCGGCTAACTGACCATAAGCCTGATTAACAGCCTGAGTACTCCTCAGGCTTTTACTGACCATTCCCCACGCTGACGAGACATACACTCATGCTGTTCCGTGCCCTGTTAACTGTTTTTCTGGCCATTACCCTTTCTGCCTGCTCTTCGCTGACGCCGGAACCCGAACCGGTAACAGACACAGGCATCAGTTGGGAAGAGCATCTGGCCAGACTGCAAACCATTGACGCCTGGGAAGTCACCGGCAAAGCAGGCATCCGTGACAGTAAAACCCGGCACAGCGCCAGTCTGGCATGGCAGCAACAGGAAGAATTCTTTAACATCGAACTGACCGGCCCGCTCGGTCAGGGGGGCGCCAGAATCACCGGCAGCCCACGGGGCATTGAAATCCTTGCCGCCGGCGAAGACCCAATCTACTCAAACTCACCGGAAGCGCTGATGGAAGAACGGCTTGGCTGGCGTTTTCCGCTGAATGACCTGCCTTTCTGGATGAAAGGTCAGCCAGCCCCGGGCAGCGAATACACGCCGGTTTTTGACACCAACAGACTCAAGTCTCTGCAACAAAATAACTGGCAGATTAACTACTTACGCTACACCTCCCGGGACGGCATTCCCCTGCCGGGTAAAATCGTCCTGAATCAGGGCAATCTGCGGATTACCCTTATAGCTAAAGAGTGGCAGATCGGGTCACGATAACCCCCGGTTTTGCATTGACTTTACAACACGCTTCCTAGAAAATGTGCGCCGTTATTCAGGCCTGGTTCCTGTAAGGGTTAATGTTGGGATATCGCCAAGCGGTAAGGCAACGGGTTTTGATCCCGTCATGCGGAGGTTCG
This genomic window contains:
- the hemA gene encoding glutamyl-tRNA reductase, which codes for MALLALGINHKTASVAVREKVAFAPEQMADALSQACQVAKLREAVILSTCNRTELYCSTQLEGTRALLEWLGDYHQLDADELQQASYAHWDQDAAQHMMRVASGLDSLVLGEPQILGQLKSAYAVSQEVGVVGAELSRLFQQTFSVAKRVRTDTAIGENPVSVAYASVSLAQHIFADLSTSKALLIGAGETIELVARHLKEAGVSDMTVANRTLVRAETLAESFNAKAILLGDIPEALEDADIVIASTASQLPILGKGAVEAALKKRKHRPIFMVDIAVPRDIEPQVSELDDVYLYTVDDLREVIEENVRSRESAAREAEAMVAVGATEFMRQLRSLEAVGTVMAVRNQADKLRQQELDKAMKQLSNGKDAETVLANLARGLTNKLIHHPTVQLRQASAEGRTEMLDIAQQLFQLEEQRQED
- a CDS encoding tetratricopeptide repeat protein: MSQLSGAVLRSLPGKTAGAMALAGLLISGCAQQPSQPDSLLQSRQTDLAAIEYTPGELNRETLYDLIIAELAGQEEQFELSLANYMRQSRLTKDPAIAKRATYIAQYMNQPKRILEAANLWQEAEPDNPEPYQISASILLQQGDFDHALPLLNKALDHSNPQTLQMIANSSGKLSQDERQAYIDVLSTKNTDTANATLLTTLGILYKSNDQPEAAEKAFDKAIKLSPKHHGALFQKAELLRQQGKTKQALALLKNVVEGKQPEQQLRTLYIQLLFQDNQNKKAVKQANLLLELRRAEPQLGFYLALLMLEKDLVDESEAVFKKILVRYPQNTTPYYYLGLIELQRENDEQALEYFSKVKDPNNLLPALSRISDLLDNADKRQQLQKIMLDARNAIPERAVQIFIIEAEWLDLHDYKGAAINLLDEALQEDEEDIALLYARAMMMSAQDFKLMEQDLRKVLELDPDNSMAMNALGYTLTLYTDRYDEALELIRQALEITPDDAAVLDSMGWILYKLNRNEEALPFLERAYEMYPDAEVAGHLIQVYFAEGQVAEAMKLLEKSQAEHPDNLYILEAAEAIGQTAAN
- the lolB gene encoding lipoprotein insertase outer membrane protein LolB; translation: MLFRALLTVFLAITLSACSSLTPEPEPVTDTGISWEEHLARLQTIDAWEVTGKAGIRDSKTRHSASLAWQQQEEFFNIELTGPLGQGGARITGSPRGIEILAAGEDPIYSNSPEALMEERLGWRFPLNDLPFWMKGQPAPGSEYTPVFDTNRLKSLQQNNWQINYLRYTSRDGIPLPGKIVLNQGNLRITLIAKEWQIGSR